A window of Hypnocyclicus thermotrophus contains these coding sequences:
- a CDS encoding sensor domain-containing diguanylate cyclase — translation MKRKFIIYIITILFISNSILFSFIRIYENYHMKNFIDTEEKKYEAYLISDIKYYLKENFLESKTFLIKKVNEIENELINLNKISKTRSKWNEDELNYINKNNQFEDIIIFNKNNKVVFSSNEKKYLNKNISSILSDHTNYYFNKLKKQDFYIGDIFFENTQKKVYSIYRDKNFNIIIGVINLDNYLNKEFYPNYFKNNILKKIDNYKFNFFLKYINIYDGKNGSSLINDKNINLVTLNEIKNKGKLSLDEKNWHKKYILVSVDREGFIKNYILETHYDFSILSQYTNELFLVLVIEFIILIIVFVFLSSIIFNNTVTKKMEHIISNIEELKKGNYNIHDINLISQDEISSIATEINRLKKEVISREKKLIKYAVTDELTKVYNRKFIFLRLKELIDRNIPFSIALIDLDHFKQVNDKYGHQMGDKILHEFAKLLKKFTTKNDIVGRYGGEEFIIILPHKNIVESYLILEDIQTYLNKKPLTHKINITMSVGITEFIENIDKTIAKADELLYYAKANGRNRIEVENNEKDIIQ, via the coding sequence ATGAAAAGAAAATTTATTATTTATATAATAACAATATTATTTATATCAAATTCTATTTTATTTTCATTTATTAGAATTTATGAAAATTATCATATGAAAAATTTTATTGATACTGAAGAAAAAAAATATGAAGCTTACTTAATAAGTGATATAAAATATTATTTAAAAGAAAATTTTTTAGAATCAAAAACATTTTTAATAAAAAAAGTAAATGAAATAGAAAATGAATTAATAAATTTAAATAAAATAAGTAAAACTCGAAGTAAATGGAATGAAGATGAATTGAATTATATTAATAAAAATAATCAATTTGAAGACATAATTATTTTTAATAAAAATAATAAAGTTGTTTTTTCAAGTAATGAAAAAAAATATTTAAATAAAAACATTTCCTCTATTCTTAGTGATCATACAAATTATTACTTTAATAAATTAAAAAAACAAGATTTTTATATTGGAGACATTTTTTTTGAAAATACTCAAAAAAAAGTATACTCAATATACAGAGATAAAAATTTTAATATAATTATTGGTGTAATTAATTTAGATAATTATTTAAACAAAGAGTTTTACCCAAATTATTTTAAAAATAATATTTTAAAAAAAATAGATAATTATAAATTTAATTTTTTCTTAAAATATATAAATATTTATGATGGTAAAAATGGTAGCTCTCTAATAAATGATAAAAATATTAATTTAGTTACATTAAATGAAATAAAAAATAAAGGTAAATTATCATTAGATGAAAAAAATTGGCATAAAAAATATATATTAGTTTCTGTAGATAGAGAAGGATTTATTAAAAACTACATTTTAGAAACTCATTATGATTTTTCTATCCTTTCACAATATACAAATGAACTCTTTCTTGTATTAGTTATAGAGTTTATTATTTTAATAATTGTTTTTGTATTTCTTTCTTCTATTATTTTTAATAATACTGTAACTAAAAAAATGGAACATATCATTTCAAATATCGAAGAATTAAAAAAAGGAAATTATAATATACACGATATTAATTTAATATCACAAGATGAAATATCTAGTATCGCTACTGAAATAAATAGATTAAAAAAAGAAGTAATCAGTAGAGAAAAAAAATTAATAAAATATGCTGTGACTGATGAGCTCACTAAAGTATACAATAGAAAATTTATTTTTTTAAGATTAAAAGAGCTTATTGATAGAAATATTCCTTTTTCTATTGCACTTATTGATTTAGACCATTTTAAACAAGTAAATGATAAATATGGTCATCAAATGGGCGATAAAATCTTACATGAATTTGCTAAATTATTAAAAAAATTCACTACTAAAAATGATATTGTTGGTAGATATGGTGGCGAAGAATTTATAATTATTTTACCTCATAAAAATATAGTAGAAAGTTATTTGATTCTTGAAGACATTCAAACTTATTTAAATAAAAAACCATTAACTCATAAAATAAATATTACTATGAGTGTAGGTATAACTGAGTTTATAGAAAATATTGATAAAACCATTGCAAAAGCTGATGAACTTTTATACTATGCCAAAGCAAATGGAAGAAATAGAATTGAGGTTGAAAATAATGAAAAAGATATTATTCAATAG
- a CDS encoding GGDEF domain-containing protein — translation MKEIKNFEELDEYLYRGSLIFAILISIIFIIFNIIVRFPILINIKWLFLILMSLFFYKFDKNQKKMKFYYFGFLIWFFIPYAFIDSGGSANNTILYSFLLVMILNYLFKGIKRLFLVFSLVIVNIILIYIEFKHPYLVKEYSITSQFIDRMIQIFFTFSFSTFITSKYSKIYEKLNQKLFRLANYDILTNTFNRNYFNMHLNELIKDYKYLILLDMDNFKKLNDNYGHLLGDKALIKIVELLKENFKNDIICRWGGDEFVILSNLDNYKEKLLKTNQKFCEYIKKYEESVNFSYGVAIIDSIKNPDELFRLADLDLYKNKTIVKS, via the coding sequence ATGAAAGAAATAAAAAATTTTGAAGAGCTTGATGAGTATTTATATAGAGGTTCTCTTATTTTTGCTATTTTAATATCTATTATATTTATAATATTTAATATTATAGTAAGATTTCCAATATTAATAAATATAAAATGGTTATTTTTGATATTAATGTCGTTATTTTTTTATAAATTTGATAAAAATCAAAAAAAAATGAAATTTTACTATTTTGGATTTTTAATATGGTTTTTTATTCCTTATGCCTTTATTGATTCGGGAGGAAGTGCAAATAATACTATTTTATATTCATTTTTATTAGTTATGATATTAAATTATTTATTTAAAGGAATTAAAAGATTATTTTTAGTATTTTCTTTAGTTATTGTGAATATTATATTAATATATATAGAATTTAAACATCCATATTTAGTTAAAGAATATAGTATAACTAGTCAATTTATAGATAGAATGATACAAATATTTTTTACTTTTTCATTTTCTACTTTTATAACTTCTAAATATTCTAAAATATATGAAAAATTAAATCAAAAATTATTTAGACTAGCTAATTACGATATTTTAACAAATACATTTAATAGAAATTATTTTAATATGCATTTAAATGAATTAATAAAAGATTATAAATATTTAATTTTATTAGATATGGATAATTTTAAGAAATTAAATGATAATTATGGACATTTATTAGGCGACAAAGCTTTGATAAAAATAGTAGAATTATTAAAAGAAAATTTTAAAAATGATATTATATGTAGATGGGGTGGAGATGAATTTGTAATATTATCAAATTTAGATAATTATAAAGAAAAATTGTTAAAAACAAATCAAAAATTTTGTGAGTACATAAAGAAATATGAAGAAAGTGTAAACTTTAGTTATGGAGTAGCAATTATAGACAGTATTAAAAATCCAGATGAGTTATTTAGATTAGCTGATTTAGATTTATATAAAAATAAAACAATAGTTAAAAGTTAA
- a CDS encoding methyl-accepting chemotaxis protein, with protein sequence MKFSLYLIVFYGIIYFSNFLEKYNFISIIISIFLLSFIYHNSKTEEKNYEINHLKEHLEEIYMDNKALEISLDSINSGENEELTYGLIHLKNNANIIMEKMTNQSNDINEALSSIEQISTSSATINVNAQYLLEISNKAKLQVEESKIDINSLNKNMNLINNSIQEANEKIDKLISTSKNIGNIVFAINKISEQTNLLALNAAIEAARAGEAGKGFSVVADEIRKLAEQTNIETQKIENLIKDIQNNVSESKNANDTVSKNVETGLKINNIVFEKINNISQTNDVSNTKTKEIVNFISEQMTAIFHIKTAIESISKEAEETKENSEFNLKLITNLSNLLNQKIVDLKSTMEKLDKIWLTFDDLKINI encoded by the coding sequence ATGAAGTTTAGTTTATATCTCATCGTATTTTACGGTATTATATATTTTTCAAATTTCTTAGAGAAATATAATTTTATTTCAATAATAATTTCAATATTTTTATTATCATTTATCTACCATAATTCTAAAACAGAAGAAAAAAATTATGAAATAAACCATTTAAAAGAACATTTAGAAGAAATATATATGGATAACAAAGCATTAGAAATTTCTCTTGATTCTATAAATTCAGGAGAAAACGAAGAATTAACATATGGACTTATACATTTAAAAAATAATGCAAATATTATTATGGAGAAAATGACTAACCAATCTAATGACATAAACGAAGCATTATCTTCTATTGAGCAAATATCTACGTCTTCAGCTACAATTAATGTAAATGCACAATATCTATTAGAAATCTCTAATAAAGCAAAACTACAAGTTGAAGAAAGCAAAATAGATATTAACTCATTAAACAAAAATATGAATTTAATTAATAACAGTATTCAAGAAGCTAATGAAAAAATAGATAAATTAATAAGTACATCAAAAAATATAGGAAATATAGTATTTGCAATAAACAAAATATCAGAACAAACTAATTTACTAGCATTAAATGCTGCTATTGAAGCTGCTAGGGCTGGAGAAGCCGGAAAAGGATTTAGTGTTGTTGCTGATGAAATAAGAAAACTTGCAGAACAAACAAATATTGAAACACAAAAAATAGAAAATCTTATAAAAGACATACAAAATAATGTATCTGAAAGTAAAAATGCCAACGATACAGTCTCAAAAAATGTAGAAACAGGTCTTAAAATAAATAATATTGTATTTGAAAAAATAAATAATATTTCTCAGACAAATGATGTTAGTAATACTAAAACAAAAGAAATTGTGAATTTTATAAGCGAACAGATGACTGCTATTTTTCATATAAAAACTGCAATTGAAAGCATATCAAAAGAAGCTGAAGAAACAAAAGAAAATAGCGAATTCAATTTGAAATTAATAACTAATTTATCTAATTTATTAAATCAAAAAATCGTGGATTTAAAATCAACTATGGAAAAACTTGACAAAATATGGTTAACTTTTGATGATTTAAAAATAAATATATAA
- a CDS encoding DUF871 domain-containing protein, protein MRKLGISIYPEHATFEKNKTYLNLAKKYGFTRIFTCLLSSDGDLDTFKKTISYAKNLNFKIIADVSPAVLNKLGVDYDNLEFFNTLNVDGLRLDESYSGNEESIMTFNPYELIIELNASTGTKYLENILSYHPNLHKLTGCHNFYPKRLSGLSKENFIKSSLDFKKAGIRLAAFVNSQNATFGPWNISEGLCTLEEHRDLPIDTQAKDLFYSDLIDDVIIANCFASEEELKKLSEINKELITLDIETEIELSDTEYNIVFKELHYYRGDASNYTIRSTMPRIKYTNSIPPKNTRDIQKGDVFIENDNYLRYKGELHIALQNIKNNGKSNVIGRISNNDLRFLDIITPWKKFKLKKL, encoded by the coding sequence ATGAGAAAGTTAGGAATTTCAATCTATCCTGAACATGCTACATTTGAAAAAAATAAAACTTATTTAAATCTTGCAAAAAAATATGGTTTTACGCGTATTTTTACTTGTCTTTTATCTAGTGATGGAGATTTAGATACATTTAAAAAAACTATATCTTATGCGAAAAATTTAAATTTTAAAATAATTGCAGATGTCTCACCAGCTGTATTAAATAAACTTGGGGTTGATTATGACAATTTAGAATTTTTTAATACTCTAAATGTTGATGGTTTAAGACTTGATGAATCATATAGTGGAAATGAAGAATCTATTATGACTTTTAATCCTTATGAATTAATTATTGAATTAAATGCTAGTACAGGTACAAAATATCTTGAAAATATTTTATCATATCATCCAAACTTACATAAATTAACTGGTTGTCATAATTTTTATCCAAAAAGATTGTCTGGATTATCTAAAGAAAATTTTATTAAATCCAGCTTAGATTTCAAAAAAGCTGGTATTCGACTAGCTGCATTTGTTAATTCTCAAAATGCTACATTTGGACCATGGAATATATCTGAAGGTCTTTGTACTTTAGAAGAACATAGAGATTTGCCAATAGATACTCAAGCAAAAGATCTTTTTTATAGTGACTTGATAGATGATGTAATAATCGCAAATTGTTTTGCTAGTGAAGAAGAATTAAAAAAATTAAGTGAAATAAACAAAGAATTAATTACATTAGATATTGAAACAGAAATAGAATTATCAGATACAGAATATAATATAGTATTTAAAGAACTTCATTATTATCGAGGCGATGCTAGTAATTATACTATTCGTTCTACTATGCCTAGAATAAAATATACAAATTCAATTCCACCCAAAAATACTAGAGATATACAAAAAGGTGATGTATTTATAGAAAATGATAACTATTTAAGATATAAAGGTGAGCTCCATATTGCATTACAAAATATTAAAAATAATGGAAAGAGTAATGTAATTGGAAGAATAAGTAATAATGATTTAAGATTTTTAGATATTATTACACCTTGGAAAAAATTCAAACTAAAAAAATTATAA
- the celB gene encoding PTS cellobiose transporter subunit IIC — MSKMMNFVEEKLLPIAGKMASNKHLTALKDGFVFTMPFLIIGSIVLLLVNLPISQEYLSEGIKNPIYMKWYADLMAAHKANWVQPFYVSMGIMSLFVSFGIGYSLSQQYGLNNITGGFLSLFTFLLTSAKLDWLPVGQASGASNLFHIPDGGWMPVMDARYLDAKGLFTAIICAFVSVEVFKILVKAKLTIKLPDSVPPAIARSFELLTPIIAMILIFQPISIIVQKVQGVMIPELIMRLFQPLVSASDSLPAVISILIIVHVLWFAGLHGVNVVVAIINPIILSNLAANQAALQAGEVLPKIFAGGFLDSFVYLGGSGATLGLAIAMSRSRVEHLRSIGKISIVPGLFNINEPVIFGSPIVMNPILFIPFVTVPIINATIAWFAVKSGLVGKIITLVPWTTPAPIAAFFATNFNFMAFVLSLGLIVLSTIIYIPFLKIYEDSLLKEEETQTVSA, encoded by the coding sequence ATGAGTAAAATGATGAATTTTGTAGAAGAAAAACTTCTACCAATTGCAGGAAAAATGGCCAGTAATAAACATTTAACTGCCTTAAAAGATGGCTTCGTTTTTACAATGCCATTTTTAATTATTGGTTCTATTGTATTATTATTAGTAAATTTACCCATTTCACAAGAATACCTATCAGAAGGTATCAAAAATCCTATATATATGAAATGGTATGCTGATCTAATGGCGGCTCATAAAGCTAATTGGGTTCAACCATTTTATGTAAGTATGGGGATAATGTCATTATTTGTATCATTTGGTATAGGTTATAGTTTATCTCAGCAATATGGCTTAAATAATATTACTGGTGGATTTTTATCATTATTTACATTTTTATTGACATCAGCAAAACTTGATTGGTTACCTGTTGGCCAAGCAAGTGGTGCTTCTAATCTTTTCCATATACCTGATGGAGGTTGGATGCCAGTTATGGATGCACGGTATCTCGATGCAAAAGGTTTATTTACTGCTATTATTTGTGCATTTGTATCAGTTGAAGTATTTAAAATATTAGTAAAAGCTAAATTAACGATAAAATTACCCGATTCAGTACCACCTGCTATAGCTAGATCATTTGAATTACTAACTCCAATAATAGCAATGATATTAATATTTCAACCTATAAGTATAATTGTTCAAAAAGTTCAAGGAGTAATGATTCCTGAATTAATTATGAGATTATTCCAACCCCTAGTCTCAGCATCTGATTCATTACCAGCAGTTATTTCTATATTGATTATTGTACATGTACTTTGGTTTGCTGGTTTACACGGTGTAAATGTAGTTGTAGCAATAATAAACCCTATAATCCTCTCAAACTTAGCTGCCAATCAAGCAGCATTACAAGCAGGAGAAGTTTTACCTAAAATATTTGCAGGTGGCTTCTTAGATTCATTTGTTTATTTAGGTGGTTCTGGAGCAACACTTGGTCTAGCTATAGCAATGTCTCGAAGTAGAGTAGAACACTTACGTTCTATTGGAAAAATATCAATAGTCCCTGGATTATTTAATATAAATGAACCTGTTATATTTGGTTCTCCAATAGTAATGAATCCAATATTATTTATACCTTTTGTAACTGTACCAATAATAAATGCAACAATTGCATGGTTTGCAGTAAAATCAGGATTAGTAGGAAAAATAATAACATTAGTACCTTGGACAACACCTGCTCCAATAGCTGCATTCTTTGCAACAAATTTTAATTTTATGGCATTTGTATTAAGTTTAGGATTAATAGTTTTATCTACTATAATATATATCCCATTCTTGAAAATTTATGAAGATTCACTCCTAAAAGAAGAAGAAACTCAAACAGTTTCTGCTTAA
- a CDS encoding PTS lactose/cellobiose transporter subunit IIA has translation MEFDLESIAMELVGNAGESKSLAFEALDFAKQGNFTKANEKMKEAEEKILATHRLQTELIFMEANGEKIEINILMVHAQDHLMTAIMAKDLIKEFISMYKKLYN, from the coding sequence ATGGAATTTGATTTAGAAAGTATAGCAATGGAACTTGTAGGAAATGCTGGTGAAAGTAAAAGTTTAGCTTTTGAAGCTCTTGATTTTGCAAAACAAGGTAATTTTACAAAAGCTAATGAAAAAATGAAAGAAGCTGAAGAAAAGATATTAGCAACTCATAGATTACAAACAGAACTTATTTTTATGGAAGCTAATGGAGAAAAAATAGAAATAAATATACTTATGGTTCATGCTCAAGATCATTTAATGACAGCTATAATGGCAAAAGATTTAATAAAAGAATTTATTTCCATGTATAAAAAATTATATAATTAG
- a CDS encoding PTS sugar transporter subunit IIB yields MKKILLLCSAGMSTSIVVRKMKQEADKRGLEIEIDALGLENFHDKLNEYDVFLLGPQVRFKKNELTEIAKKHNKVVEVIDSRDYGTLNGAKILDFALSL; encoded by the coding sequence ATGAAAAAAATATTATTATTATGTAGTGCAGGAATGTCTACATCAATTGTTGTAAGAAAAATGAAACAAGAAGCTGATAAAAGAGGTTTGGAAATTGAAATTGATGCTTTAGGATTAGAAAATTTTCATGACAAATTAAATGAATATGATGTATTTTTATTAGGACCACAAGTTAGATTTAAGAAAAATGAGCTTACTGAAATAGCTAAAAAACATAATAAAGTTGTAGAAGTCATTGATTCAAGAGATTATGGTACATTAAATGGAGCTAAAATACTAGATTTTGCGCTTAGCTTATAA
- a CDS encoding replication initiation protein, with translation MKIPYLNNYYIYIQNEKKITKREREYLNILIDEFSKFKKNLIYDIETVKKNFDISVKDFYEILISISNKRYIFEIYELESKIAEGIFSIINSIKMSKDILEVEFNEILFEALNPDSIFYKFGFLSILKIESQNILDLYNYFLRYLNRNKGEFEIEIEKLKNILQVEEKYGRFYDFERYVLKNIIEELNNKSDYIFRYEKIKIGNSKNNRIKSLKFYFENRKELELFNNIDELLNIIKYEIKNFEKFKKLFYLYLNKKNIKYIKNNIEFIKEHFDGDYEEYLEKALKENYYSNHFKILDKNGERLDLLVDLESEYHNIFQFETDIYKILKEIKFYYDIDFLKKLYEFRKNKILFYEDKTIKIIGEYNKNSKSFLKIYKK, from the coding sequence ATGAAGATACCGTATCTTAATAATTATTATATTTACATTCAAAATGAGAAAAAAATTACAAAACGTGAAAGAGAATATCTTAATATTTTAATTGATGAATTTTCTAAATTTAAAAAAAATTTGATTTATGATATTGAAACAGTGAAAAAAAATTTTGATATTTCCGTAAAAGATTTTTATGAGATACTTATTTCTATTTCAAATAAAAGATATATTTTTGAGATATATGAATTAGAAAGTAAAATAGCAGAAGGGATCTTTTCTATAATTAATAGTATAAAAATGTCAAAAGATATATTAGAAGTAGAATTTAATGAAATATTATTTGAAGCTTTAAATCCAGACAGTATATTTTATAAATTTGGTTTTTTATCAATTTTAAAAATAGAAAGTCAAAATATACTTGATTTATATAATTATTTTTTAAGGTATCTCAATAGAAATAAAGGAGAATTTGAAATAGAAATAGAAAAATTAAAAAATATATTACAAGTAGAAGAAAAATATGGTAGATTTTATGACTTTGAAAGATATGTATTAAAAAATATTATAGAAGAATTAAATAATAAAAGTGATTATATTTTTAGATACGAAAAAATAAAAATAGGTAATTCTAAAAATAATAGAATTAAGTCTTTAAAATTTTATTTTGAAAATAGAAAAGAGTTAGAATTATTTAATAATATAGATGAATTGTTAAATATAATAAAGTATGAAATAAAAAATTTTGAAAAATTTAAAAAATTATTTTATTTGTATTTAAATAAGAAAAATATTAAATATATAAAAAATAATATAGAGTTTATAAAAGAGCATTTTGATGGTGATTATGAAGAGTATTTAGAAAAAGCATTAAAAGAAAATTATTATTCTAATCATTTTAAAATATTAGATAAAAATGGGGAGAGGTTGGATTTACTTGTTGATTTAGAATCAGAATATCATAATATTTTTCAATTTGAAACAGATATATATAAAATTTTAAAAGAGATAAAATTTTATTATGATATAGATTTTTTAAAAAAATTATATGAATTTAGAAAAAATAAGATATTATTTTATGAAGATAAAACAATTAAAATAATTGGTGAATATAATAAAAATTCTAAAAGTTTTTTAAAGATATATAAAAAATAA
- a CDS encoding NAD(P)H-hydrate dehydratase, whose product MKIVNIEKMKEIDKRAYEKYKINEILLMENAAISSYNLLKENFKLKKEKIFIICGIGNNGGDGLALARKLYSENFNVSYYIIGNEEKYSQISKINLEILKNINIKREKDYEEGLEKATLIIDAIFGIGLRRNIEGEYFEIINKINNSNKKIVSLDIPSGINGDNGKIMGTAVKSTYTIAFGALKYGNILYPGCEYNGEISLSKISFPVENYNDIKTNINLPLEIPLRNENSHKDSFGKVVFLAGSKKYLGAPIFSTMGFLKSGGGYARLITSKSIINILSTNAKEIVYFGMSENESGGISFKNIDKIKEIFLQNKMIVVGPGISITEDNRKIIREIINLDVPILFDADALTIISKDINILYNRKNKTILTPHLGELSRLLNISIEKINKNRVEICKEFAVKYGVILVVKIARTEIYYPNGEIFINLSGNSALATAGSGDVLTGVIASQYILGLSIEEAVRQGVFLHGFTADIIAKNKGKDGVIASDLLEYLPIAMKKIRKNYNKILKKYSIKNY is encoded by the coding sequence ATGAAAATAGTAAATATAGAAAAAATGAAAGAAATTGACAAAAGAGCATATGAAAAATATAAAATTAATGAAATATTGTTAATGGAAAACGCCGCTATTTCATCCTATAATTTATTAAAGGAAAATTTTAAATTAAAAAAAGAAAAAATATTTATCATTTGTGGTATAGGAAATAATGGTGGAGATGGATTAGCGCTTGCTAGAAAATTATATAGTGAAAATTTTAATGTGTCGTATTATATTATTGGAAATGAAGAAAAATATAGTCAAATTTCTAAAATAAATCTAGAAATTTTAAAAAATATAAATATTAAAAGAGAAAAGGACTACGAAGAAGGACTAGAAAAAGCTACACTTATTATTGATGCTATTTTTGGTATAGGTTTAAGAAGAAATATAGAAGGAGAATATTTTGAAATTATTAACAAAATAAATAATAGTAATAAAAAAATTGTTTCCTTAGATATTCCTTCTGGGATTAATGGAGATAACGGTAAAATAATGGGAACAGCTGTAAAATCTACTTATACAATAGCGTTTGGTGCATTAAAATATGGAAATATACTTTATCCAGGTTGTGAATATAATGGTGAAATTTCATTATCTAAAATATCATTTCCAGTTGAAAATTATAATGATATAAAAACAAATATTAATTTACCACTTGAAATCCCTTTAAGAAATGAAAATAGTCATAAAGATAGTTTTGGAAAGGTAGTGTTTTTAGCAGGATCAAAAAAATATTTGGGAGCACCAATATTTTCTACAATGGGATTTTTAAAATCTGGTGGTGGCTATGCTAGGCTTATTACTTCTAAAAGTATTATAAATATATTATCAACAAATGCAAAAGAAATAGTTTATTTTGGAATGAGTGAAAATGAAAGTGGAGGAATAAGTTTTAAAAATATTGATAAAATTAAAGAAATTTTTCTACAAAACAAAATGATAGTTGTAGGACCGGGGATATCAATTACTGAAGATAATAGAAAAATCATTAGAGAGATTATAAATCTAGATGTTCCTATTTTATTTGATGCAGATGCATTAACTATAATTTCTAAAGATATCAATATATTATATAATAGAAAAAATAAAACGATACTTACTCCTCATTTAGGTGAATTAAGTAGATTACTTAATATATCTATAGAGAAAATAAATAAAAATAGAGTAGAAATATGTAAGGAATTTGCAGTAAAATATGGAGTTATTTTAGTAGTAAAAATAGCTCGAACAGAGATTTATTATCCAAATGGAGAAATTTTTATAAATTTAAGTGGAAATAGTGCACTTGCTACTGCAGGAAGTGGAGATGTGTTAACTGGAGTTATTGCGAGTCAATATATATTAGGGCTATCAATAGAGGAAGCAGTAAGGCAAGGAGTTTTTCTACACGGATTTACAGCAGATATTATAGCTAAAAATAAAGGGAAGGACGGAGTAATAGCTAGTGATTTATTAGAATATTTACCTATTGCTATGAAAAAAATAAGAAAAAATTATAATAAAATATTAAAAAAATATAGTATTAAAAATTATTAA
- a CDS encoding DNA-3-methyladenine glycosylase gives MFLNKDYFQNDAIFLAKDLLGKILVREINGKKILCKIVETEAYIGPEDKACHAYNNKRTKRTEAMFLEGGCTYVYMIYGMYNCLNIVANKKDKPEAVLIRAVEPLNELEYLKKNRNIKSKKRYDLTNGPGKLCKALKIDKKLNKYDLCKNKKLFILDSKDKKIEIVEAKRINIEYAEEYKYKLWRFYIKGNKFVSKI, from the coding sequence ATGTTTCTTAATAAAGATTATTTTCAAAATGATGCAATATTTTTAGCGAAAGATTTATTAGGTAAAATTTTAGTTAGAGAAATAAATGGTAAAAAGATATTATGTAAAATAGTAGAAACAGAAGCATATATAGGGCCTGAAGACAAAGCATGTCATGCATATAATAATAAAAGAACAAAGAGAACAGAAGCTATGTTTTTAGAAGGTGGATGTACTTATGTATATATGATATATGGGATGTATAATTGTTTAAATATTGTAGCAAATAAAAAAGATAAACCAGAAGCAGTATTAATAAGAGCAGTAGAACCACTTAATGAATTAGAATATTTAAAAAAGAACAGAAATATTAAAAGTAAAAAAAGATATGATTTAACAAATGGTCCAGGGAAACTTTGTAAAGCTCTTAAAATAGATAAAAAATTAAATAAATATGATTTATGTAAAAATAAAAAACTTTTTATTTTAGATAGTAAAGATAAAAAAATTGAGATAGTAGAAGCTAAAAGAATTAATATTGAGTATGCAGAAGAATATAAATATAAACTTTGGAGATTTTATATAAAAGGTAATAAATTTGTATCAAAAATTTAG